Proteins encoded together in one Methanolobus chelungpuianus window:
- a CDS encoding B12-binding domain-containing protein, with product MGKQEILDKLRDSIVKQNINGTVEAAKEALAAGIPAFEAIDSGLAVGMKIVGDKFEAAEIYLPQIMMSAKAMNGAMEILAPELEKSKAGEGVGTAIT from the coding sequence ATGGGAAAGCAGGAAATCTTAGACAAACTCAGAGATTCAATAGTCAAACAGAACATCAATGGTACTGTAGAAGCTGCCAAGGAAGCCCTGGCTGCCGGTATACCGGCATTCGAGGCTATCGATAGCGGCCTTGCAGTGGGAATGAAGATAGTTGGTGATAAGTTCGAGGCAGCAGAGATCTATCTCCCCCAGATCATGATGTCCGCAAAGGCCATGAACGGCGCAATGGAGATACTCGCCCCTGAACTGGAGAAATCAAAAGCAGGTGAAGGCGTGGGAACAGCTATCACTTT